In a genomic window of Erinaceus europaeus chromosome 12, mEriEur2.1, whole genome shotgun sequence:
- the TMEM107 gene encoding transmembrane protein 107 isoform X4, with the protein MSQISRLVPSRFLTLLAHLVVVITLFWSRPAVFHLSAPGSAPQDSNIQACLPLTFTPEEYAKQDTQLVAALSVTLGLFAVELTGFFSGVSMFNSTQSLICILLPVRLFHTVPSLL; encoded by the exons ATGAGCCAGATTTCCAGGCTCGTGCCCTCTCGCTTCCTGACGCTACTGGCACATCTGGTGGTCGTCATCACCTTATTCTGGTCCCGG CCTGCCGTCTTTCACCTCTCTGCTCCCGGCTCTGCTCCCCAGGACAGCAACATCCAGGCCTGCCTGCCGCTCACGTTCACCCCAGAGGAGTATGCAAAGCAGGACACTCA gtTGGTGGCAGCACTCTCTGTCACCCTGGGACTCTTCGCTGTGGAGCTGACTGGTTTCTTCTCCGGAGTGTCCATGTTCAACAGCACCCAGAGCCTCATCTGTATCCTTTTGCCTGTGCGCCTATTTCACACAG